The proteins below are encoded in one region of Micromonospora yangpuensis:
- a CDS encoding hydantoinase/oxoprolinase family protein, which produces MYRLGVDVGGTFTDVLLIEEATGRTRRTKVPSTPQDQSVGVVEGVTRVLADARASAADIRQFLHGTTVATNAVLERRGARVGLVVTVGYRQVLHIARSFVPGGLGGWIVWDRPAELVALADVREVGGRLDARGEEVEPLDEAAVRAAVRHLVDRGVDALAIGFVNSYANPAHEQRAAEIAAAEAPGVPVSTSAGVLPELGEYERTLTTVANAYVRPGVGSYLRNLSAKLVDQGLVGERRVLRSDGGLMTFERAEDIPVSLLMSGPAGGVAAAVALGPAAGHPDLLTLDMGGTSTDVALIENGSPVIRRETTVADLAVRAPSIDVQTVGAGGGSIAHVPELTGALRVGPASAGALPGPATYGRGGELPTVTDANVVLGYLPHALLGGAMPLDVEKARTAVGTVATRLGVSVEAAAAAIIDIVNENMLGALRLVSVQRGYDPRRFALFGFGGAGPLHVNALARLLGSWPVVIPQSPGVLCAYGDASTGVRAEANRSLVRPLDEVGEELLRREFTELAGQIDTEFDRARVPAEARSVRYEADVRYHGQGFEVSVEVDAARRTDLLGALRGGFDEAHRRLFGFSLDERHEVVNIRAVGLSDAERIVPVEIESGDRDAAQAVIGRQQVYVDGGWQEAALYDRTALRAGNELAGPAIVVEMDSTSLVLPGCVARVDRLGNLLILPADQGGTR; this is translated from the coding sequence ATGTACCGACTAGGGGTTGATGTCGGTGGCACCTTCACGGACGTGCTGCTGATCGAGGAGGCGACCGGGCGGACCCGCCGGACCAAGGTGCCCTCGACACCCCAGGACCAGTCCGTGGGAGTCGTCGAGGGGGTCACCCGGGTCCTCGCCGACGCCCGGGCCAGCGCGGCGGACATCCGCCAGTTCCTGCACGGCACGACGGTGGCCACCAACGCCGTCCTGGAGCGCCGTGGCGCCCGGGTCGGCCTGGTGGTGACCGTCGGCTACCGGCAGGTCCTGCACATCGCCAGGTCGTTCGTGCCCGGCGGACTCGGCGGCTGGATCGTCTGGGACCGACCGGCCGAGCTTGTCGCGCTGGCCGACGTCCGCGAGGTCGGCGGCCGGCTCGACGCCCGGGGCGAGGAGGTCGAGCCGTTGGACGAGGCGGCGGTCCGGGCCGCCGTGCGGCACCTGGTCGACCGGGGCGTCGACGCCCTGGCCATCGGCTTCGTCAACTCCTACGCCAACCCCGCGCACGAACAGCGGGCCGCCGAGATCGCCGCCGCCGAGGCGCCCGGCGTGCCGGTCTCCACCTCCGCCGGGGTGCTGCCGGAACTCGGCGAGTACGAGCGGACGTTGACCACCGTGGCCAACGCCTACGTACGCCCCGGAGTCGGCTCCTACCTGCGTAACCTCAGCGCGAAACTGGTCGACCAGGGGCTGGTGGGCGAGCGCCGGGTGCTCCGCTCCGACGGTGGTCTGATGACCTTCGAACGGGCCGAGGACATCCCGGTCAGCCTGCTGATGAGCGGCCCCGCCGGTGGGGTCGCCGCGGCGGTCGCCCTGGGACCGGCCGCCGGTCACCCGGACCTGCTCACCCTGGACATGGGCGGCACATCCACCGACGTCGCGCTGATCGAGAACGGCAGCCCGGTCATCCGCCGCGAGACGACCGTGGCCGACCTGGCCGTCCGGGCCCCGTCGATCGACGTGCAGACGGTGGGCGCCGGTGGCGGCTCCATCGCGCACGTACCCGAGCTGACCGGTGCGTTGCGGGTCGGACCGGCCAGCGCGGGAGCCCTGCCCGGACCGGCGACGTACGGCCGGGGCGGGGAACTGCCGACCGTCACCGACGCCAACGTGGTCCTGGGCTACCTGCCGCACGCCCTGTTGGGCGGCGCGATGCCGCTGGACGTGGAGAAGGCCCGGACCGCGGTTGGGACCGTCGCGACCCGGCTCGGGGTGTCGGTGGAGGCGGCCGCCGCCGCGATCATCGACATCGTCAACGAGAACATGCTCGGTGCGTTGCGGCTGGTCTCGGTGCAGCGCGGCTACGACCCGAGGCGCTTCGCGCTGTTCGGGTTCGGCGGGGCCGGGCCGCTGCACGTCAACGCCCTGGCCAGGCTCCTGGGCTCCTGGCCGGTGGTGATCCCCCAGTCGCCGGGGGTGTTGTGCGCCTACGGCGACGCCTCGACCGGAGTCCGGGCGGAGGCGAACAGGTCGCTGGTCCGTCCGCTCGACGAGGTCGGCGAGGAGCTGCTGCGCCGGGAGTTCACCGAGCTGGCCGGGCAGATCGACACGGAGTTCGACCGGGCCCGGGTGCCCGCCGAGGCACGGTCGGTGCGGTACGAGGCGGACGTGCGCTACCACGGCCAGGGCTTCGAGGTCTCGGTCGAGGTCGACGCGGCCCGGCGCACGGACCTGCTCGGCGCACTGCGGGGCGGTTTCGACGAGGCGCACCGACGCCTGTTCGGGTTCTCCCTCGACGAGCGGCACGAGGTGGTCAACATCCGGGCGGTGGGGCTCTCCGACGCCGAGCGGATCGTTCCCGTCGAGATCGAGTCCGGTGACCGGGATGCCGCGCAGGCGGTCATCGGCCGGCAGCAGGTCTACGTCGACGGCGGCTGGCAGGAGGCGGCGCTTTACGACCGCACCGCCCTGCGGGCCGGCAACGAGCTGGCCGGGCCGGCGATCGTGGTCGAGATGGACTCCACCAGCCTGGTCCTGCCGGGCTGCGTCGCGCGCGTCGACAGGCTGGGCAACCTGCTCATCCTGCCCGCTGACCAGGGAGGGACCCGATGA
- a CDS encoding hydantoinase B/oxoprolinase family protein has protein sequence MSAVIVETARQARPVEVETAVLDIVENALRNARFEMDAVVLRTAMSPGIREQHDAFPLIADRRGRMVAGQFGSFIDGFLSGYDGTVEEGDVFFTSDPYACDGAISHANDWLVLLPIYFERALVGWAAMFGHMSDVGGKVPGSLPTDAVSIHEEGVIVPPVKLFRAGTLDQQLLDTVLNQVRLPSWNRADLNAVLASCRTAEVRVRELCERFGVDAYLSTLELLLERNRQAMAKLFRQVVPEQPVTFEDFVDDDGRGEGPFRIRCSLWRDGDQVVLDFTGTSDQAEGSINFLLNENILRMFFGVYTIMAVDPMILFNDGFYPLVDVRIPEGSLLKPRRPAAVSCRTHALGRLFDVLAGLLGQCQPDFLAAAGFSSSPHLMFSGLDRQGKWFQLYQIGFGGVPARPVGDGFDGHSMWPSFTNVPNEYLEAYYPLRIESYESVPDSGGAGRHRGGNGIRVGYRFLEPGEVSIHDDRWFTKPWGVLGGEPGERGTKILARADGSRQVVPAKCDHVAVRPGDLLHFVTWGGGGWGDPLERDPEQVRHDVERGLVTVEGARRYGVVLTGGRIDAEGTRALRAKLAVERPAEPLRFNRGGTLDELRARCRAETGLEPPRAPAGARDAPEPATPAPGSSGAPRARPRGTVAAAGGERPTRTPRPARAPLEALVHHIARQVTGR, from the coding sequence ATGAGTGCGGTCATCGTCGAGACAGCCCGGCAGGCCCGCCCGGTCGAGGTCGAGACCGCGGTGCTCGACATCGTCGAGAACGCCCTGCGCAACGCCCGCTTCGAGATGGACGCCGTGGTGCTGCGTACCGCGATGTCACCGGGCATCCGCGAGCAGCACGACGCGTTCCCGCTGATCGCCGACCGGCGGGGCCGGATGGTCGCCGGGCAGTTCGGCTCCTTCATCGACGGCTTCCTCTCCGGCTACGACGGTACGGTCGAGGAGGGGGACGTCTTCTTCACCTCCGACCCCTACGCCTGCGACGGCGCCATCAGCCACGCCAACGACTGGCTGGTGCTGTTGCCGATCTACTTCGAGCGGGCCCTGGTCGGCTGGGCGGCGATGTTCGGTCACATGAGCGACGTCGGCGGGAAGGTCCCGGGAAGCCTGCCCACCGATGCGGTGTCGATCCACGAGGAGGGTGTGATCGTCCCGCCGGTGAAGCTGTTCCGGGCCGGGACCCTCGACCAGCAACTCCTGGACACCGTGCTCAACCAGGTACGCCTGCCCAGCTGGAACCGGGCCGACCTGAACGCGGTGCTGGCCTCCTGCCGGACCGCCGAGGTGCGGGTACGTGAACTCTGCGAACGGTTCGGCGTCGACGCCTACCTGTCCACCCTGGAGCTGCTGCTGGAGCGCAACCGGCAGGCGATGGCGAAGCTGTTCCGCCAGGTCGTGCCCGAGCAGCCGGTCACCTTCGAGGACTTCGTCGACGACGACGGGCGCGGCGAGGGACCGTTCCGCATCCGCTGCTCGCTGTGGCGCGACGGCGACCAGGTGGTGCTGGACTTCACCGGGACCAGCGACCAGGCCGAGGGATCGATCAACTTCCTGTTGAACGAGAACATCCTGCGGATGTTCTTCGGGGTCTACACCATCATGGCGGTCGACCCGATGATCCTGTTCAACGACGGGTTCTATCCGCTGGTCGACGTCCGGATCCCCGAGGGCAGCCTGCTCAAGCCCCGGCGGCCGGCGGCCGTCTCGTGCCGTACCCACGCCCTGGGGCGGCTGTTCGACGTGCTCGCCGGGTTGCTCGGGCAGTGCCAGCCGGACTTCCTGGCCGCCGCCGGGTTCTCCTCCAGCCCGCACCTGATGTTCTCCGGCCTGGACCGGCAGGGTAAGTGGTTCCAGCTGTACCAGATCGGCTTCGGCGGCGTCCCGGCCCGCCCGGTCGGCGACGGCTTCGACGGCCACTCGATGTGGCCCTCGTTCACCAACGTGCCGAACGAGTACCTGGAGGCCTACTACCCGCTGCGGATCGAGTCCTACGAGTCGGTCCCGGACTCCGGGGGCGCGGGCCGGCACCGGGGCGGCAACGGCATCCGGGTCGGTTACCGCTTCCTCGAACCGGGCGAGGTGTCGATCCACGACGACCGGTGGTTCACCAAGCCCTGGGGGGTGCTCGGCGGCGAGCCGGGTGAGCGCGGCACGAAGATCCTGGCCCGGGCCGACGGGTCACGGCAGGTGGTGCCGGCCAAGTGTGACCACGTCGCGGTCCGACCCGGTGACCTCCTGCACTTCGTCACCTGGGGCGGTGGCGGCTGGGGCGACCCGCTGGAGCGCGACCCGGAGCAGGTACGCCACGACGTCGAGCGGGGGCTGGTCACCGTCGAGGGCGCCCGCCGGTACGGGGTGGTCCTGACCGGCGGCCGGATCGACGCCGAAGGGACCCGGGCGTTGCGGGCGAAGCTGGCCGTCGAACGGCCGGCGGAACCGTTGCGGTTCAACCGGGGCGGCACCCTCGACGAACTGCGGGCGCGCTGCCGCGCCGAGACCGGCCTGGAACCGCCGCGTGCACCGGCGGGCGCCCGAGATGCACCGGAGCCGGCAACCCCCGCGCCGGGCTCCTCCGGTGCGCCCCGGGCCCGCCCGCGCGGCACCGTGGCCGCAGCGGGCGGCGAACGGCCGACCCGGACACCGCGACCCGCGCGGGCGCCGTTGGAGGCGCTCGTGCACCACATCGCCCGTCAGGTGACCGGGCGATGA
- the eutM gene encoding ethanolamine utilization microcompartment protein EutM, protein MQMSALGMIETRGLVAAVEAADAMVKAATVVLVGTEYIGGGLVTVVVRGDVGAVKAATDAGAASASRLGEVVSVHVIPRPHTEVEAILPTGSTRGGTKS, encoded by the coding sequence CTGCAGATGTCCGCGCTCGGCATGATCGAGACCCGGGGCCTGGTCGCGGCGGTCGAGGCCGCCGACGCGATGGTCAAGGCCGCCACCGTCGTCCTGGTGGGCACCGAGTACATCGGCGGCGGCCTGGTCACCGTCGTGGTCCGGGGCGACGTCGGCGCGGTCAAGGCGGCCACCGACGCCGGCGCGGCCAGCGCCTCCCGGCTCGGTGAGGTCGTCTCCGTGCACGTCATCCCCCGCCCGCACACCGAGGTCGAGGCGATCCTGCCGACCGGGTCGACCCGGGGCGGAACGAAGTCCTGA
- a CDS encoding class I SAM-dependent methyltransferase, translated as MKQQHRHGLLPTENHDELARETFVRALKAHISTEVTPGVRELYAHRVAPRYQREMGVPPRDRETVRRAMEPEPYYQLWSSVRRASQDLLWNVVADSIVRQLDDLRAKAEPSGRVRGSLELDHDFELPWYFWGIDIHAMPGGYRGEYAPGDVTAGALYDRGVYVYATGQMGELNDDYGQSVVNNYLKPEHRDFRPRRILEIGCGVGNSTLPYVDAYPDAEVHGIDVGAALLRYGHGRAESLGRKVHFSQQNAEATAFPTGHFDLVVSHILLHEMPPEAVRAVLRECHRLLAPGGMMIHADFPGYAGLDPLAQFLIDWDTWNNNEPFWGPMRDMDLVQAARDAGFTGDCTELSCKRDCVEEVSTPTGRVLQSGERRSSGTLALLVGRR; from the coding sequence GTGAAACAGCAGCACCGGCACGGCCTGTTGCCGACGGAGAACCACGACGAACTCGCCCGGGAAACCTTCGTGCGGGCCCTGAAGGCGCACATCTCCACCGAGGTGACCCCCGGGGTCCGGGAGCTGTACGCGCACCGCGTCGCACCCCGCTACCAGCGGGAGATGGGTGTCCCGCCGCGGGACCGTGAGACGGTCCGCCGGGCGATGGAACCCGAGCCGTACTACCAGCTCTGGAGTTCGGTCCGGCGGGCGAGCCAGGACCTGCTCTGGAACGTGGTGGCCGACAGCATCGTCCGCCAGCTGGACGACCTGCGGGCGAAGGCGGAGCCGTCCGGGCGGGTGCGGGGCTCGCTCGAACTGGATCACGACTTCGAACTGCCCTGGTACTTCTGGGGCATCGACATCCACGCCATGCCCGGCGGCTACCGGGGCGAGTACGCCCCGGGCGACGTCACCGCCGGTGCGCTCTACGACCGGGGCGTCTACGTCTACGCCACCGGGCAGATGGGCGAGCTGAACGACGACTACGGCCAGTCGGTGGTGAACAACTACCTCAAGCCGGAGCACCGGGATTTCCGGCCCCGGCGCATCCTGGAGATCGGCTGCGGGGTGGGCAACTCGACCCTGCCGTACGTGGACGCCTATCCCGACGCCGAGGTGCACGGCATCGACGTCGGCGCGGCCCTGCTGCGATACGGCCACGGCCGTGCCGAGTCTCTGGGCCGCAAGGTGCACTTCTCCCAGCAGAACGCGGAGGCCACCGCGTTTCCCACCGGGCACTTCGACCTGGTCGTCTCGCACATCCTGTTGCACGAGATGCCACCGGAGGCGGTCCGCGCGGTCCTGCGGGAGTGCCACCGGCTGCTCGCCCCCGGCGGGATGATGATCCACGCGGACTTCCCGGGCTACGCCGGCCTGGACCCGCTGGCGCAGTTCCTCATCGACTGGGACACCTGGAACAACAACGAACCGTTCTGGGGGCCGATGCGGGACATGGACCTGGTCCAGGCCGCCCGGGACGCCGGGTTCACCGGCGACTGCACCGAGCTGTCCTGCAAGCGGGACTGCGTCGAGGAGGTCTCCACCCCCACCGGCCGGGTGCTGCAGAGCGGTGAACGCCGCAGCAGCGGCACCCTGGCCTTGCTCGTGGGTCGGCGCTGA
- a CDS encoding EutN/CcmL family microcompartment protein, producing the protein MRIARVIGSVVSTVKSEELTGAKLLVVAPLGETHAVEPYVAVDTVGAGRGEVVLVAMGGAARLVQRQSSQAPVDSTIVAIVDRLETEAWVNYVKD; encoded by the coding sequence ATGCGTATCGCCCGGGTGATCGGCTCGGTGGTCAGCACCGTCAAGTCCGAGGAGCTGACCGGCGCCAAGCTGCTCGTCGTCGCGCCCCTGGGTGAGACGCACGCCGTGGAGCCGTACGTCGCCGTCGACACCGTCGGGGCCGGCCGGGGAGAGGTCGTCCTGGTCGCCATGGGTGGTGCGGCACGGCTGGTGCAACGGCAATCCAGTCAGGCGCCCGTGGACTCCACAATCGTCGCGATCGTCGACCGGCTGGAGACCGAGGCGTGGGTCAACTACGTAAAGGACTGA
- a CDS encoding BMC domain-containing protein: protein MDLWDTGALGVVETHGLTASIVAVDVMAKAAQVRLIGVRRIGDGIVTVSVVGDMASVTAAVESARLAVTAIGGTVASTVIGRPAVPTAVLRDAGPVEPPTTRPGEQ, encoded by the coding sequence GTGGACCTGTGGGATACCGGTGCCCTCGGCGTGGTCGAGACGCACGGACTGACCGCCTCGATCGTCGCCGTCGACGTGATGGCCAAGGCGGCCCAGGTGCGGCTGATCGGCGTCCGCCGGATCGGCGACGGGATCGTGACGGTCTCCGTCGTCGGCGACATGGCGTCGGTGACGGCGGCGGTGGAGAGTGCCCGGCTGGCGGTCACCGCGATCGGCGGCACGGTCGCGTCGACGGTCATCGGTCGACCCGCCGTACCGACGGCGGTCCTGCGTGACGCCGGACCGGTCGAACCCCCCACCACCCGACCTGGGGAGCAGTGA
- a CDS encoding alpha/beta fold hydrolase encodes MRGYVGPAGAQIHYRASGTGGPALVLFHESPQASNVFEPALPALGRSLRAYALDTPGYGLSDPPAGTPEIPDYARLLLDAVDALGIGRFAVAGQHTGASLALAVAHLAEPGRVTHAILSGLVLDRAERERLGASWAPDKPIDPAGGHLRELWARYLDIWEGPPALVNLAVANIAAVFERYNWAYRAAFRYDPTEPLRTVPCPVLLLTAERDMLAGGDALAREIRPDATAVRLTDTTGQLPWRVPEEFAAVVSSFVTGREPGADRVGAR; translated from the coding sequence ATGCGTGGCTACGTCGGCCCGGCCGGGGCGCAGATCCACTACCGTGCCAGCGGTACCGGTGGCCCCGCGCTGGTGCTCTTCCACGAGTCGCCGCAGGCGTCCAACGTGTTCGAGCCGGCCCTGCCCGCCCTCGGCCGGTCGCTGCGCGCCTACGCCCTGGACACGCCCGGGTACGGGCTCTCCGACCCGCCCGCCGGCACCCCGGAGATCCCCGACTACGCCCGCCTGCTGCTCGACGCCGTCGACGCGCTGGGCATCGGCCGGTTCGCCGTCGCGGGGCAGCACACCGGTGCCTCGCTGGCGCTTGCGGTGGCCCACCTCGCCGAGCCCGGCCGGGTCACCCACGCGATCCTGTCGGGCCTGGTGCTGGACCGGGCCGAACGGGAACGACTGGGCGCGTCCTGGGCGCCGGACAAGCCGATCGACCCGGCCGGTGGGCACCTGCGCGAACTCTGGGCCCGCTACCTCGACATCTGGGAGGGGCCCCCGGCACTCGTCAACCTCGCCGTGGCGAACATTGCCGCGGTCTTCGAGCGTTACAACTGGGCCTACCGGGCCGCCTTCCGGTACGACCCGACCGAGCCGCTGCGCACGGTGCCCTGCCCGGTGCTGCTGCTGACCGCGGAGCGGGACATGCTGGCCGGCGGCGACGCACTGGCCCGGGAGATCCGTCCCGACGCCACGGCGGTCCGGTTGACCGACACCACCGGTCAGCTGCCGTGGCGGGTGCCGGAGGAGTTCGCCGCGGTGGTGTCGTCCTTTGTCACCGGGCGTGAGCCGGGGGCCGACCGGGTCGGTGCCCGGTGA
- a CDS encoding FAD-dependent oxidoreductase — protein sequence MSEQADLLVIGAGTAGLPCAIEAARAGLRVELVDVGADIGGTLGVSAGHLSAAGTRRQRRAGIDDDPDRHFADVLRIGHHRGDPALIRLAVDEAAGLVDWLDDNGFPFAPGTPVVYHGHSPYSRPRTYWGTGHGRSILETLRPLLAEQVSAGRVSLRLGTRAAELTTTAGVVTGAVVHTAEGPRELRAGVTVLASGGYGANPDLFRALTPNRPRLVTNAAPTSTGTAIELAVPLGGSVRFADLHTPRLGLLERRSDPGRVDFWTELAHLAPAERPPREIWVNSAGQRFVAEDLDDVTRHERAVQEQPGAEFWIVCDEPAVAAGAPLVPAWGADRFRTEARRGDVAWVADDLADLARRAGIDAPGLERTVRAFNLAVEQGVDPLGRRVLGHPVSRPPYYAVRSVAALLCSFGGLDVDTDFRVRRADGTAVAGLHAIGEAIGMGATSGAAFCGGMAVTPALAFGRRLGRRLGERTSVDP from the coding sequence GTGAGCGAGCAGGCGGACCTGCTGGTGATCGGGGCCGGCACCGCCGGTCTGCCGTGTGCGATCGAGGCGGCGCGGGCGGGGCTGCGGGTCGAGCTGGTCGACGTGGGTGCCGACATCGGCGGGACGCTGGGTGTCTCGGCCGGGCACCTGAGCGCCGCGGGCACCCGTCGGCAACGTCGGGCGGGCATCGACGACGACCCGGACCGGCACTTCGCCGACGTGCTGCGGATCGGGCACCACCGGGGGGACCCGGCGCTCATCCGGCTCGCCGTCGACGAGGCCGCGGGGCTCGTCGACTGGTTGGACGACAACGGTTTCCCCTTCGCTCCGGGCACGCCAGTGGTCTACCACGGGCACTCCCCGTACTCCCGGCCCCGGACCTACTGGGGTACCGGGCACGGCCGGTCGATCCTGGAGACCCTGCGACCGCTGCTTGCCGAGCAGGTCAGCGCGGGCCGGGTCAGCCTGCGGCTGGGCACGCGTGCCGCGGAGTTGACCACGACCGCGGGCGTGGTCACCGGCGCCGTGGTGCATACCGCCGAGGGCCCCCGCGAGCTCCGCGCCGGGGTCACCGTCCTGGCCTCGGGCGGGTACGGCGCCAACCCCGACCTGTTCCGTGCGCTGACGCCGAACCGGCCACGCCTGGTGACCAACGCGGCACCCACCTCGACCGGTACCGCGATCGAGTTGGCGGTGCCACTGGGCGGCAGCGTCCGCTTCGCCGACCTGCACACGCCCCGACTGGGCCTGTTGGAGCGCCGCTCCGACCCCGGCCGGGTGGACTTCTGGACCGAGCTGGCCCACCTCGCCCCGGCCGAGCGCCCGCCTCGGGAGATCTGGGTGAACTCGGCGGGGCAACGGTTCGTCGCCGAGGACCTCGACGACGTCACGCGCCACGAACGGGCCGTGCAGGAGCAACCGGGGGCAGAGTTCTGGATCGTCTGTGACGAGCCGGCCGTGGCGGCGGGCGCGCCACTGGTACCCGCCTGGGGTGCCGACCGGTTCCGGACGGAGGCGCGCCGGGGGGACGTGGCGTGGGTCGCCGACGACCTCGCCGACCTCGCCCGCCGGGCGGGCATCGACGCGCCGGGGCTGGAGCGCACCGTGCGGGCGTTCAACCTGGCGGTCGAGCAGGGGGTGGACCCGCTCGGTCGCCGGGTGTTGGGACATCCGGTCAGCCGACCGCCGTACTACGCGGTGCGGTCGGTGGCCGCGCTGCTGTGCAGTTTCGGCGGACTGGACGTCGACACCGACTTCCGGGTCCGGCGGGCCGACGGCACGGCCGTGGCCGGGCTGCACGCGATCGGGGAGGCCATCGGGATGGGCGCCACCAGCGGGGCGGCGTTCTGCGGCGGGATGGCGGTGACCCCGGCGCTGGCCTTCGGACGGCGGTTGGGCCGACGGCTGGGCGAGCGGACGAGTGTGGACCCCTGA
- a CDS encoding CaiB/BaiF CoA transferase family protein: MTSDLHHEGPLHGVRVVEFGSLLAGPFCSQLLADFGAEVIKCEPPRQGDPMREWGQEKPHGKSLWWPIVARNKKSVTVDLRTPEGQDVARRLIAQCDVVVENFRPGTMKRWGLGYEQLSVANPGLVMVQVSGFGQNGPYSARPGYGSVGEAMGGLRYVVGDPQTPPSRVGISLGDSLAGTFAALGALLALRVRDRTGRGQIVDSAIYEAVLAMMESLLPEYALGGHVRERTGAILPNIAPSNVYPTRDEGLVLIAANQDTVFRRLAVAMGMAELGTDPRFASHAARGRNQVELDEIIAKWSGQHDTEELMAVMIENDVPTGRVYRAPEMLRDEHFAAREAIVRIAHPEFGEFPMQNVVPRLSMTPGRVKWTGPRLGEHTDEVLTDIVGMETAEIDALRTSGVI; this comes from the coding sequence ATGACTAGCGATCTGCACCACGAAGGACCGCTGCACGGCGTGCGCGTGGTCGAGTTCGGCTCCCTGCTCGCGGGGCCCTTCTGCAGCCAGCTGCTGGCCGACTTCGGCGCCGAGGTCATCAAGTGCGAGCCACCGCGTCAGGGCGACCCGATGCGCGAGTGGGGCCAGGAGAAGCCGCACGGCAAGTCGCTGTGGTGGCCGATCGTGGCCCGCAACAAGAAGTCGGTCACCGTGGACCTGCGCACCCCCGAGGGGCAGGACGTCGCCCGGCGGCTGATCGCCCAGTGCGACGTGGTGGTGGAGAACTTCCGCCCCGGGACGATGAAGCGCTGGGGGCTCGGCTACGAGCAGCTGTCGGTGGCCAACCCCGGCCTGGTCATGGTCCAGGTCTCCGGCTTCGGCCAGAACGGCCCCTACTCGGCACGCCCCGGTTACGGTTCCGTCGGGGAGGCCATGGGCGGCCTGCGGTACGTCGTCGGCGACCCGCAGACCCCGCCGAGCCGGGTCGGCATCAGCCTCGGCGACTCCCTGGCGGGCACCTTCGCCGCCCTGGGCGCGCTGCTGGCGTTGCGGGTGCGCGACCGGACCGGCCGCGGCCAGATCGTCGACTCGGCGATCTACGAGGCGGTCCTGGCGATGATGGAGTCGCTGCTTCCCGAGTACGCCCTGGGTGGCCACGTGCGCGAGCGCACCGGCGCCATCCTGCCCAACATCGCCCCGTCCAACGTGTACCCGACCCGAGACGAGGGGCTGGTGCTCATCGCGGCCAACCAGGACACCGTCTTCCGCCGGTTGGCCGTGGCCATGGGCATGGCGGAGCTGGGCACCGACCCACGTTTCGCCAGCCACGCCGCACGGGGCCGCAACCAGGTCGAGCTGGACGAGATCATCGCGAAGTGGTCGGGGCAGCACGACACCGAGGAACTGATGGCGGTGATGATCGAGAACGACGTACCGACCGGGCGGGTCTACCGGGCCCCGGAGATGCTGCGCGACGAGCACTTCGCCGCCCGCGAGGCGATCGTCCGGATCGCCCACCCCGAGTTCGGCGAGTTCCCGATGCAGAACGTGGTGCCCAGGCTGTCGATGACCCCGGGACGGGTGAAGTGGACCGGACCGCGGCTGGGTGAACACACCGACGAGGTCCTGACCGACATCGTGGGCATGGAGACGGCCGAGATCGACGCGCTGCGCACCAGCGGCGTCATCTAG
- a CDS encoding isochorismatase family protein, protein MNDLQGDYRRAGFGGGLGHGSSRALLVVDLVRAYLDPASPLYAGQPEPPALRACATLLDAARRQHVPVIHTRVELAPGGLDGGLFTRKVPALRVFERGGEFAAAPPELAPVAGEPVVTKQYASAFFGTSLASTLRVLGVDALLIVGASTSGCVRATAVDALQHGFVPLVVADACLDRDPRPHQATLFDLAAKYAEVLTLDEAMALLGPGGA, encoded by the coding sequence GTGAACGATCTCCAGGGGGACTACCGCAGGGCGGGCTTCGGCGGCGGCCTGGGGCACGGATCGAGCCGCGCGCTGCTCGTGGTCGACCTCGTCCGGGCCTACCTCGATCCGGCGTCACCGCTCTACGCCGGCCAGCCGGAACCGCCGGCCCTGCGGGCCTGCGCCACACTGCTCGACGCCGCGCGGCGCCAGCACGTGCCGGTGATCCACACCCGGGTCGAGCTCGCCCCCGGTGGACTCGACGGCGGCCTGTTCACCCGCAAGGTGCCGGCCCTGCGGGTCTTCGAACGCGGCGGTGAGTTCGCCGCCGCACCACCGGAGCTGGCTCCCGTCGCCGGTGAACCGGTGGTGACCAAGCAGTACGCCAGCGCCTTCTTCGGCACCAGCCTGGCCAGCACCCTGCGGGTGCTCGGGGTGGACGCGTTGCTGATCGTCGGCGCCTCGACGAGCGGGTGCGTCCGGGCAACCGCGGTGGACGCGTTGCAGCACGGGTTCGTCCCGCTCGTCGTGGCCGACGCCTGTCTGGACCGGGACCCACGCCCGCACCAGGCCACGTTGTTCGACCTGGCCGCGAAGTACGCCGAGGTCCTGACCCTCGACGAGGCGATGGCGCTGCTCGGACCGGGAGGTGCGTGA